The following proteins come from a genomic window of Chionomys nivalis chromosome 9, mChiNiv1.1, whole genome shotgun sequence:
- the Slc52a3 gene encoding solute carrier family 52, riboflavin transporter, member 3 isoform X2 — translation MALLTHLLVCVFGMGSWVAINGLWVELPLLVTELPEGWDLPSYLTVVIQLANIGPLLVTLLHRFQPGRLSEVPVIFLILCVGTAACILLAFLWNVTSWIQGGQHSVAFIVLTFFLALVDCTSSVTFLPFMSQLPTYYLTTFFIGEGLSGLLPALVALAQGSGITTCVNATETPGTTLNPVTTVESHITQRQPWGRQGSIEDLLHSEVTLHSIRPRDTGDTSSLGAPISSPGKGSVEVSVFPLRPAQLAFIYSTVAFVNALTNGVLPSVQTYSCLPYGPVAYHLSAALSAVASPLACFLPIFLPNRSLLFLGLLTLLGTSFGAYNMAMAAMSPCPILQGHWGGEVLIVLSWVLFAACLSYVKVMLGLILRDRSRSALLWCGAAVQLGSLIGALLMFPLVNVLRLFSSADYCSLDCSV, via the exons ATGGCCCTCCTGACACACCTGCTGGTCTGCGTCTTTGGCATGGGCTCCTGGGTGGCTATCAATGGGCTCTGGGTGGAGCTGCCCCTGCTGGTGACCGAACTGCCCGAGGGCTGGGACCTGCCCTCCTACCTCACTGTGGTCATCCAGCTGGCCAACATAGGCCCCCTCCTAGTCACCCTGCTGCATCGCTTTCAACCCGGCCGCCTGTCTGAGGTGCCCGTCATCTTCCTCATCCTGTGTGTAGGCACGGCTGCCTGCATCCTCTTGGCCTTCCTGTGGAACGTGACCTCCTGGATCCAGGGCGGACAGCACAGCGTAGCCTTCATCGTCCTTACCTTCTTCCTGGCCCTGGTGGACTGTACCTCCTCTGTCACTTTCTTGCCCTTCATGAGTCAGCTGCCCACATACTACCTCACCACCTTCTTTATAGGAGAGGGGCTCAGTGGCCTCCTGCCCGCACTGGTGGCTCTGGCCCAAGGCTCGGGTATCACCACCTGTGTCAATGCCACAGAGACACCGGGCACCACCTTGAACCCTGTGACCACAGTGGAGAGCCACATCACCCAG CGGCAGCCCTGGGGACGGCAAGGCTCCATAGAGGACCTTCTCCACTCCGAGGTTACCCTGCACTCCATCAGGCCGCGAGACACAGGGGACACCAGCTCGCTGGGTGCCCCTATAAGCAGCCCGGGCAAGGGGTCTGTGGAAGTCAGTGTCTTCCCACTCCgcccagcccagctggccttcaTCTACTCCACGGTGGCCTTTGTCAACGCGCTCACCAACGGCGTGCTGCCTTCCGTGCAGACCTACTCCTGCCTGCCTTACGGACCTGTCGCCTACCACCTGTCTGCCGCCCTCAGCGCCGTGGCCAGCCCTCTCGCCTGCTTCCTCCCAATCTTCCTGCCTAACAG GTCACTGTTGTTCCTGGGGTTGCTCACACTGCTGGGAACCAGCTTTGGGGCCTACAACATGGCCATGGCTGCCATGAGTCCCTGCCCCATCCTGCAGGGTCACTGGGGTGGAGAAGTCCTCATC GTGCTCTCCTGGGTGCTGTTTGCAGCCTGTCTCAGCTACGTCAAGGTGATGCTGGGTTTGATCTTGCGTGACCGGAGCCGCAGTGCCCTCTTGTGGTGTGGGGCAGCGGTGCAGCTGGGCTCACTGATCGGTGCCCTCCTCATGTTTCCCCTGGTTAATGTGCTGAGACTCTTCTCGTCTGCCGACTACTGCAGCCTGGACTGTTCTGTCTAG
- the Slc52a3 gene encoding solute carrier family 52, riboflavin transporter, member 3 isoform X1: MALLTHLLVCVFGMGSWVAINGLWVELPLLVTELPEGWDLPSYLTVVIQLANIGPLLVTLLHRFQPGRLSEVPVIFLILCVGTAACILLAFLWNVTSWIQGGQHSVAFIVLTFFLALVDCTSSVTFLPFMSQLPTYYLTTFFIGEGLSGLLPALVALAQGSGITTCVNATETPGTTLNPVTTVESHITQTTYSPSLPPLTWHLESRYLAPRFSPLLFFLLLSFLMGCCLVAFFLLQRQPWGRQGSIEDLLHSEVTLHSIRPRDTGDTSSLGAPISSPGKGSVEVSVFPLRPAQLAFIYSTVAFVNALTNGVLPSVQTYSCLPYGPVAYHLSAALSAVASPLACFLPIFLPNRSLLFLGLLTLLGTSFGAYNMAMAAMSPCPILQGHWGGEVLIVLSWVLFAACLSYVKVMLGLILRDRSRSALLWCGAAVQLGSLIGALLMFPLVNVLRLFSSADYCSLDCSV, encoded by the exons ATGGCCCTCCTGACACACCTGCTGGTCTGCGTCTTTGGCATGGGCTCCTGGGTGGCTATCAATGGGCTCTGGGTGGAGCTGCCCCTGCTGGTGACCGAACTGCCCGAGGGCTGGGACCTGCCCTCCTACCTCACTGTGGTCATCCAGCTGGCCAACATAGGCCCCCTCCTAGTCACCCTGCTGCATCGCTTTCAACCCGGCCGCCTGTCTGAGGTGCCCGTCATCTTCCTCATCCTGTGTGTAGGCACGGCTGCCTGCATCCTCTTGGCCTTCCTGTGGAACGTGACCTCCTGGATCCAGGGCGGACAGCACAGCGTAGCCTTCATCGTCCTTACCTTCTTCCTGGCCCTGGTGGACTGTACCTCCTCTGTCACTTTCTTGCCCTTCATGAGTCAGCTGCCCACATACTACCTCACCACCTTCTTTATAGGAGAGGGGCTCAGTGGCCTCCTGCCCGCACTGGTGGCTCTGGCCCAAGGCTCGGGTATCACCACCTGTGTCAATGCCACAGAGACACCGGGCACCACCTTGAACCCTGTGACCACAGTGGAGAGCCACATCACCCAG ACAACCTACAGCCCCTCCCTGCCACCCCTCACCTGGCACTTGGAAAGCCGCTACCTGGCCCCACGCTTCTCACCACTGCtgttcttcctcctgctctccttCCTAATGGGCTGCTGCCTGGTCGCCTTTTTCCTCCTGCAGCGGCAGCCCTGGGGACGGCAAGGCTCCATAGAGGACCTTCTCCACTCCGAGGTTACCCTGCACTCCATCAGGCCGCGAGACACAGGGGACACCAGCTCGCTGGGTGCCCCTATAAGCAGCCCGGGCAAGGGGTCTGTGGAAGTCAGTGTCTTCCCACTCCgcccagcccagctggccttcaTCTACTCCACGGTGGCCTTTGTCAACGCGCTCACCAACGGCGTGCTGCCTTCCGTGCAGACCTACTCCTGCCTGCCTTACGGACCTGTCGCCTACCACCTGTCTGCCGCCCTCAGCGCCGTGGCCAGCCCTCTCGCCTGCTTCCTCCCAATCTTCCTGCCTAACAG GTCACTGTTGTTCCTGGGGTTGCTCACACTGCTGGGAACCAGCTTTGGGGCCTACAACATGGCCATGGCTGCCATGAGTCCCTGCCCCATCCTGCAGGGTCACTGGGGTGGAGAAGTCCTCATC GTGCTCTCCTGGGTGCTGTTTGCAGCCTGTCTCAGCTACGTCAAGGTGATGCTGGGTTTGATCTTGCGTGACCGGAGCCGCAGTGCCCTCTTGTGGTGTGGGGCAGCGGTGCAGCTGGGCTCACTGATCGGTGCCCTCCTCATGTTTCCCCTGGTTAATGTGCTGAGACTCTTCTCGTCTGCCGACTACTGCAGCCTGGACTGTTCTGTCTAG
- the Slc52a3 gene encoding solute carrier family 52, riboflavin transporter, member 3 isoform X3: MALLTHLLVCVFGMGSWVAINGLWVELPLLVTELPEGWDLPSYLTVVIQLANIGPLLVTLLHRFQPGRLSEVPVIFLILCVGTAACILLAFLWNVTSWIQGGQHSVAFIVLTFFLALVDCTSSVTFLPFMSQLPTYYLTTFFIGEGLSGLLPALVALAQGSGITTCVNATETPGTTLNPVTTVESHITQVTVVPGVAHTAGNQLWGLQHGHGCHESLPHPAGSLGWRSPHRALLGAVCSLSQLRQGDAGFDLA, translated from the exons ATGGCCCTCCTGACACACCTGCTGGTCTGCGTCTTTGGCATGGGCTCCTGGGTGGCTATCAATGGGCTCTGGGTGGAGCTGCCCCTGCTGGTGACCGAACTGCCCGAGGGCTGGGACCTGCCCTCCTACCTCACTGTGGTCATCCAGCTGGCCAACATAGGCCCCCTCCTAGTCACCCTGCTGCATCGCTTTCAACCCGGCCGCCTGTCTGAGGTGCCCGTCATCTTCCTCATCCTGTGTGTAGGCACGGCTGCCTGCATCCTCTTGGCCTTCCTGTGGAACGTGACCTCCTGGATCCAGGGCGGACAGCACAGCGTAGCCTTCATCGTCCTTACCTTCTTCCTGGCCCTGGTGGACTGTACCTCCTCTGTCACTTTCTTGCCCTTCATGAGTCAGCTGCCCACATACTACCTCACCACCTTCTTTATAGGAGAGGGGCTCAGTGGCCTCCTGCCCGCACTGGTGGCTCTGGCCCAAGGCTCGGGTATCACCACCTGTGTCAATGCCACAGAGACACCGGGCACCACCTTGAACCCTGTGACCACAGTGGAGAGCCACATCACCCAG GTCACTGTTGTTCCTGGGGTTGCTCACACTGCTGGGAACCAGCTTTGGGGCCTACAACATGGCCATGGCTGCCATGAGTCCCTGCCCCATCCTGCAGGGTCACTGGGGTGGAGAAGTCCTCATC GTGCTCTCCTGGGTGCTGTTTGCAGCCTGTCTCAGCTACGTCAAGGTGATGCTGGGTTTGATCTTGCGTGA